The genome window CGGGTTTACAGAGACAAACCGCACCGTATCACCCAAAGAATAGCCCCATAACCCCGCATTATTATTCACGATCACTGCATAATTCTGCCCAACCTGCACTTCTCCGATGGATAATCGCCGGGGATTTTCGTCGAAGTAGTTTTCAACGGGGATGAACTCATAGAAGATGCCCGTGTCCAAAAGCAGCAGCAAACCGTCGTCTTTTTGAGAATCCTGGTAGGCGAAAAAGCCTTCCGAAGCGGGATATAGCTCAATCGAATCGATCTTCTTTCCGATAGATTCAAAGAGTTTGGCGCGGTAAGGCTCGAAATTGACGCCGCCATATATGAACAGCGAAAAGTCCGGAAAGACGTCTTTGATCTTTTTCCCGGTCCTTTCGATAATCTTGTCAAAATACATTTGTACCCACGGCGGAATGCCTGATATCAGCGACATGCGCTGGTCGAGCGTTTCGTCGATGATCTTGTCCAGCTTCGTTTCCCAATCTTCAATGCAGTTCGTTTCGTAGCTCGGCATCTGGTTGGATCTGAGGTAACCCGGAACGTGGTGATTGGAAATACCTGACAAGCGGCCTGTCAGTACACCGCCTGTTTCCGTCAGGACTGGGCTTCCGGATAAGAAAATGAGCTTATTATCAAGAAATTGGGCTTTTTTGGTTTCTGCTATATACGTCAAAATGGCATTGCGGGCAGAATCAATGTGGTTGGAAATCGAGTCGCGGGAAATCGGAATGTACTTGGTTCCGGATGTTGTGCCTGACGTTTTGGCAAAATATAAGGGCTTGCCGGGCCAGAGAATGTCTTCGTCCCCGTTCTTTACCTTATCAATATACTTGTGAAGGTCTTCATAATCGTGGACGGGGACCGCTTCTTTGAAGTCGGAATAGCTGTGGATGTCCTTAAAAAAATGATCTTTTCCAAACTCCGTATGAAGCGCTTTCCGGACCAGATTACCCCTCCATTTTTCCTGCACTTCGACGCTCCGCGAGATCCAATCCTGTTGCTGCTGTACAATGTATCGAGCCAGCGGCTCACTCAATAGTGCTCTGATTCCCATAGTAAAAACAAAGGTACACAGGTTTTGTAAATTCTATTCTACAAGGCCGCCTAACAGGCTTTTCTGAGGCCAAAACGGCCATTAGCCGAAATTTTTTAAATGCCTTTGTTTGTGGTTATTTATCTGTAATTTTGCCATCCTGAAATCAAAGTGAGCGAAAATTTTAAAAAAATATATGGGATTGTTTGATTTT of Dyadobacter chenhuakuii contains these proteins:
- a CDS encoding GH3 auxin-responsive promoter family protein, which codes for MGIRALLSEPLARYIVQQQQDWISRSVEVQEKWRGNLVRKALHTEFGKDHFFKDIHSYSDFKEAVPVHDYEDLHKYIDKVKNGDEDILWPGKPLYFAKTSGTTSGTKYIPISRDSISNHIDSARNAILTYIAETKKAQFLDNKLIFLSGSPVLTETGGVLTGRLSGISNHHVPGYLRSNQMPSYETNCIEDWETKLDKIIDETLDQRMSLISGIPPWVQMYFDKIIERTGKKIKDVFPDFSLFIYGGVNFEPYRAKLFESIGKKIDSIELYPASEGFFAYQDSQKDDGLLLLLDTGIFYEFIPVENYFDENPRRLSIGEVQVGQNYAVIVNNNAGLWGYSLGDTVRFVSVNPYKILVTGRIKHFISAFGEHVIGEEIEKALRYAMERHPEVEVVEFTVAPMVNSENGGLPYHEWLVEFAVEPNNKEQFVADVDRKLTELNIYYKDLIKGSILKTLELVPLRKNSFIDYMRANGKLGGQNKVPRLSNDRKIADELIKINRQ